Within Caproicibacterium argilliputei, the genomic segment AAGATCCATGCCCAAACTCTGCAGCAATTCTTCCGCCGCATTGTAACCCATTTTTTTCTGGCGGTTGTTCATGGCAGCGACCTCAATGATGACTGCCAAATTCCGCCCCGGTTTCACCGGAATGGTCAGCACCGGCACTTTAATGCCCAGCAGTTCGGTGTATTCGCTGTCAATTCCCATGCGGTCGTAGACCTTGTGTCCGTCCCACTGCTCCATGTTGATGACCAAATCAATTTTTTCTGAAACTTTGACCGCGCCAATACCGAAAATCCGACGGGCATTGATAATGCCGATGCCGCGCAGTTCGATGAAGTGGCGGATGTTGGCGGGTGCCTGCCCGACCAGGCTCTTTGCGGAGACCCGGCGAATTTCCACCGCATCATCGGCAATCAGGCGGTGACCGCGCTTAATCAGCTCAATAGCGGTTTCGCTTTTGCCCACGCCACTGTCCCCGACAATCAGCACGCCCTCGCCATACACCTCCACCAGCACCCCGTGCCGGGTTACACGCGGTGCCAGCTCCACATTCATGTACGCAACCAAAGACGCAACCAAACTGCTGGTTGTTTCCGGTGTTGCCAGCACCGGTACCTCATATTTTT encodes:
- the hprK gene encoding HPr(Ser) kinase/phosphatase; its protein translation is MATTYSVSLDKVMKELSLETIYMPGDPQKILITSTDVNRPGLELNGFYDYYDTSRILVLGNAETAFLNDSPVAKRKEVLDEIFSKKPPAVIIARKLDPVPELLEATKKYEVPVLATPETTSSLVASLVAYMNVELAPRVTRHGVLVEVYGEGVLIVGDSGVGKSETAIELIKRGHRLIADDAVEIRRVSAKSLVGQAPANIRHFIELRGIGIINARRIFGIGAVKVSEKIDLVINMEQWDGHKVYDRMGIDSEYTELLGIKVPVLTIPVKPGRNLAVIIEVAAMNNRQKKMGYNAAEELLQSLGMDLSMVKQQETKRELDI